The genomic interval AGAAACCGTTCCAATTTGGAAAAAAGAATATTTTTCAGACGGAGAAGTTTGGGTGAACGCGCATCCTTAATTTTAGTTCTCGGCGCTTAGTTACATTCTCAATGCTGGTGCGGGCGTCTCGCTCGTATTTTTTCTTAAAATATTGTAGAATAAGTTTGTAGAAATTACTCCACATATTATTGGTGTTTGCACGAGCGGGACGCTCGCGCTAGCGAATATCAGATGTCGTCCTAAAATAAGTTTCAAAGTTTAAAAAAAAACTATGTTTTCTATGTTGCTATGTGTTCAGTATACATAACAGTGAAGCCTCTTCTCTGGTGCGAGCGTCTCGCTCGTATCTTTTCTTAAAACATTGTTGAGTAAGTTTGTGGAAATTACTTAACATGTTATTGGTGTTTGCACGAGCGTGACGCTCGCGCTAGCGGATATCAGATGTCGTCCTAAAACAAGTTTAAAAGTTTAAAAAACACTGTGTTTTCTATATTGCTATGTCGTCAATTTTGTATTATTCAGCTTACACAACAGTGATCCTCTGAAAACTGAGACTGAATACTGTTTACTTAGTAAGTCTACTTTGCAACCATAAATAATACTGTAGTCCAAATAAAATAGCACCTGCCAATAAATGTGTTGCTTGCGTACCCAAAGGAAACTCGGCATAATACATTAACATTCCAGTAATGGTTTCTAAAAAGATTAATGCAACTACCCAATTTACCAATTTGTATCCTAGGTTTTTAGCCTGATTTATGTAAAATAAAACAAAGTTTATCAATACAATTGCAATGGTAAAAGATCTATGAAAGTAGAATTTAAAACTCGGATTCATTAAACTGTAATCTTTGTTTTCGAAACCATAAAGCTTTACTTGCTCGTCTATAAATTGCCTTACTTGAGTTCCCATTGCTATTTGAATTAAAGAAAATACGGCAGAAATAATAAGTAATTTACTAAATAGTGAATTGTAATTGTAGGTTTTCTTTTTATCTGAAGTAATAAATTTTAATTGTAATAACAGCGCGATAATAATTAAACCAATAACCATGTGAATAGTTATTATAGAAGGTTTTAAATTTGTGTCTACTACTGTTTTTCCTAACCAAGCTTCTACCAACATTAAAAAGAAAGCAGTATAAGCAAGTATAGGAATTCTTTTATCTGTTTTCCAGAATTTTGAGGCTCCGTATATTAAGAATAAAAAAACAAAACCTGCTAAAACAGATGATAGTCTGTTTATGTACTCTGTCCAGGTGTGAAATTTATTAAAATTTGCGTAATCATGTTTTGTATAAGTAGCCCAATTACTTTTATTGAATTGTTCCGTCGTTTTAATATCGTGTTCTGCAACAAACAGCGCCTCATCTTTAATGATGATAAAACCTTTTTTAAATTCAGAATTTGGTTTCCAAGTAATTTGTTCTTCCGCTGTAGGCGGAATATAATACCCAAAACATTTTGGCCAATCAGGACATCCCATTCCTGAGCCAGTCATTCTAACAACAGAGCCTGCTAAAAAAATTAAGTAGACAGATATAATGGCAATTTGTACAGTTTTTGTGAAGCTACTTTTCATTATAAATAAAAGTTTTTACAAAAATAAGGCAAAAAAAATTCGTTTAAAATAAATTAAACGACTTGTTCTTGTAAAAAAGGAAATACTTGCCAATAAGTTTTTAAAACAGCTTTGTTTTCTAAATAATTACACGCAATTAGTTAAAATGGCATTTTACTTTTTATAAAAGGCATGTTTTATAAAAAAAAATAAGACAAAAAAAAGCCGCTTAAAAAATTAAGCGACTTGTTCTTTTCAAAAAATTTAAAATTATAGAACTCTAACGTCTACTGCATTTAAACCTTTTCTACCTTCTTTAAGGTCGAACTCTACTGCGTCACCTTCTCTAATTTCGTCAATTAATCCTGATACATGTACAAAGTACTCTGTGTTTGAATCATCTTCTGTTACAAATCCAAATCCTTTAGATTCGTTGAAGAATTTTACTGTCCCTTTTTTCAAAATAATATAATATAAATGTTAATAATACTGCAAATATAAGATTATATTAATTGATATTACCAAAATGTGGTTTTAAATAATTGTTTTCTTTTTGTAAGTATAACGTAACAGATTGTAAGTGAAAAAAAGTAAATAATTGTTACAAAAATTATTTAATAGAGGTCTTTTAAGAAACTCAATACCGATAGTAGTTACAGCGATTTTGTATTGATAATTGTATGGTAATGAGATTTTTAAAAAATCATTTTTTTAGCGTTAAATTTCGAAAAACTGTTAATTTGTTAAAAACTTCAAGGGTTTTGTGAATAAGTATAACTTTTATTTTGGAGCAAAAAATCCAATCTTTGTTAACACTAAAAATAACAATTAAACACCCTTCATTTACCTTGGAAATTACGCATATTATAAAAAGAGACTCAGAAACAACCACATTTGAGTTAGAGAAAATTATTAATGCTATAGAAAAAGCAATGCTTACCGTTAACAATGGTTCTAGAAATGATGCTATTGCTATATCAAATATTGTACATGGTACATTATTAGAAAGAAGGTTAAATGAACCAGATTATATTCCTACAGTAGAGCAAGTACAAGATATCGTAGAATATAAATTAATGGACAGTCCTTTTCATGACGTTGCAAAGGCATACATATTATATAGAGACGAACAAACTAGAAGTAGAAAACCAAATATTTTTGAGAAGAGAATTAACTTAAAGCCTTACGATTATCCTGCTTTAGGAGAATATGTAGATGCAATTAGACATTCTTATTGGATTCATACAGAGTTTAATTATACAAGTGATATTCAGGATTTTAAAACCTCTCTTACCGAGGTAGAGAAAAATGCGATAAAAAATACCATGTTGGCAATTTCTCAAATAGAGGTTGCTGTTAAAACTTTTTGGGGAGACATTTATAAGAAGATGCCAAAGCCAGAAATTGGTTCTGTAGGTGCAACTTTTTCTGAAAGTGAAGTGCGCCATCATGATGCGTATTCTCATTTATTAGAGATTTTAGGGTTAAATAATGAGTTTAAAAACTTAAAGAAAAACCCTGTTATAATGAAACGTGTTAACTATTTAGAAGCCGCGTTAAAAAATGTAAATAGTGAAGACAATCAAGAGTTTTCTGAGTCTATAATATTGTTCTCTTTATTTATAGAGCACGTGTCTTTATTTTCTCAGTTTTTGATTATCATGGCTTTTAACAAGCATAAAAATGTATTAAAAGGTATCTCTAACGTGGTAGAAGCTACTTCTAAAGAAGAGCAGATTCATGGAGATTTTGGAATCGATTTAATCAAAATTATAAAAGAAGAAAACCCAGAATGGTTTAGTGAAGAGCACAATTTATTGGTTCAAGAAACTTGTAAAGAAGCTTTTAATTCTGAAAGTAAATTAATTGATTGGATTTTCGAAAAAGGAGAATTAGACTTTCTACCTAAAGATGTAATTAATGAATTTATTAAAAATAGATTTAATAATTCTTTAGAAAGTATTGGTATTGCAAAAGTATTTGAGGTAGATCAAAAATTATTAGCAGAAACAGATTGGTTTGATGATGAAATTATTGGAACCAAACATGGTGATTTCTTTGTAAAAAGATCAATCAACTATAGTAAAAGAACAAAAAGTATAACTAGCGACGACTTATTTTAAATTATGAACTTGAACGAAACAAAAACAACAGAACTTACAGAACACGAACAGTTAATTCAAGTTAGAAACGCTGCTAGGAAAGAAATGCTTAAAGGTAAAGATCAACCAGAAATTACATGGCTAACAGAAAATAGTCGTAAATTTTTACAATCTGGTTATTTAACAGGAGATACTACACCAGAAGAAAGAATACGTGAAATTGCAGACAATGCAGAGCGTATTTTAAATATGGATGGGTTTTCTGATAAGTTTTATAAATACATGGCAGAGGGTTATTACTCTTTAGCTTCACCAATTTGGTCTAACTTTGGTAAGAAAAGAGGTTTACCAATTAGCTGTTTTGGATCGCATGTAGCAGATGATATGGGAGATATTTTGTTCTCTCAATCAGAAGTTGGTATGATGTCTAAATTAGGAGGAGGAACTTCTGGATACTTTGGTAAGTTGCGTAAAAGAGGTGCCGATGTAAAAAACAACGGTTCATCTTCTGGTTCTGTACACATTATGCAGTTGTTCGAAAAAATGGTAGATGTTGTAAGTCAAGGTTCTGTAAGACGTGGACGTTTTTCTCCATATTTACCAGTAGATCATCCAGATATTAAAGAGTTTTTAGAAATAGGAACAGAAGGAAACCCAATTCAAGAATTAACGCATGGTGTTACCGTTGGTGACGAATGGATGCAAGCAATGATTGATGGAGATGTAGAAAAAAGAGGTATTTGGGCTAAAATATTACAAAGAAGAGGAGAAATAGGATATCCTTATATACTTTTTAGAGACAATGCAAATAACGGAACGGTAGATGTTTACAAAGACAAAAACCACGAAATTTATGCGAGTAACTTGTGTACAGAAATCATGTTGCCTTCTAATGAAGATTGGTCTTTTGTATGTTGTTTATCATCTGTAAACTTATTACATTATGATAAGTGGAAAGATACAGATGCTGTAGAAACACTTACGTATTTCTTAGATGCAGTAATGCAAGAGTTTATCACTAAGTTAGAAGTATATAAAGATTCAGATGATAGAGACGATCAGTTTACGTTTCGTTTTATGGAGAAAGCGTATAATTTTGCTAAAGAAAATAGAGCTTTAGGTTTAGGTGCTTTAGGATGGCACTCTTTATTACAATCTAAAATGCATGCTTTTGATAGTGCAGAAGCGTATGCTTTAAACAGTGAAATCTTTAAGGTAATTAAAGAAAAATCTTACAAAGCGTCAGAAGAAATGGCTAAGTTGTATGGTGAGCCAGAAGTATTAAAAGGATACGGAAGACGTAACACCACTTTAAATGCTATTGCACCAACAACATCATCAGCATTTATTTTAGGACAAGTTTCTCAAGGAATTGAGCCAATTTGGTCTAACATATATGTAAAGGA from Polaribacter sejongensis carries:
- a CDS encoding ribonucleoside-diphosphate reductase subunit alpha, with product MNLNETKTTELTEHEQLIQVRNAARKEMLKGKDQPEITWLTENSRKFLQSGYLTGDTTPEERIREIADNAERILNMDGFSDKFYKYMAEGYYSLASPIWSNFGKKRGLPISCFGSHVADDMGDILFSQSEVGMMSKLGGGTSGYFGKLRKRGADVKNNGSSSGSVHIMQLFEKMVDVVSQGSVRRGRFSPYLPVDHPDIKEFLEIGTEGNPIQELTHGVTVGDEWMQAMIDGDVEKRGIWAKILQRRGEIGYPYILFRDNANNGTVDVYKDKNHEIYASNLCTEIMLPSNEDWSFVCCLSSVNLLHYDKWKDTDAVETLTYFLDAVMQEFITKLEVYKDSDDRDDQFTFRFMEKAYNFAKENRALGLGALGWHSLLQSKMHAFDSAEAYALNSEIFKVIKEKSYKASEEMAKLYGEPEVLKGYGRRNTTLNAIAPTTSSAFILGQVSQGIEPIWSNIYVKDIAKIKTTIKNPILEALLEEKGHNTSDIWKSIRDNDGSVQHLSVLTEAEKDVFKTYSEIDQNVIVYQAANRQNHIDQGQSINIMVHPDMPIKEVNSVYINAWKLGVKSMYYQHSMNAAQKFKQKKECASCEG
- a CDS encoding COX15/CtaA family protein, whose amino-acid sequence is MKSSFTKTVQIAIISVYLIFLAGSVVRMTGSGMGCPDWPKCFGYYIPPTAEEQITWKPNSEFKKGFIIIKDEALFVAEHDIKTTEQFNKSNWATYTKHDYANFNKFHTWTEYINRLSSVLAGFVFLFLIYGASKFWKTDKRIPILAYTAFFLMLVEAWLGKTVVDTNLKPSIITIHMVIGLIIIALLLQLKFITSDKKKTYNYNSLFSKLLIISAVFSLIQIAMGTQVRQFIDEQVKLYGFENKDYSLMNPSFKFYFHRSFTIAIVLINFVLFYINQAKNLGYKLVNWVVALIFLETITGMLMYYAEFPLGTQATHLLAGAILFGLQYYLWLQSRLTK
- a CDS encoding cold-shock protein, whose amino-acid sequence is MKKGTVKFFNESKGFGFVTEDDSNTEYFVHVSGLIDEIREGDAVEFDLKEGRKGLNAVDVRVL
- a CDS encoding ribonucleotide-diphosphate reductase subunit beta; the protein is MEITHIIKRDSETTTFELEKIINAIEKAMLTVNNGSRNDAIAISNIVHGTLLERRLNEPDYIPTVEQVQDIVEYKLMDSPFHDVAKAYILYRDEQTRSRKPNIFEKRINLKPYDYPALGEYVDAIRHSYWIHTEFNYTSDIQDFKTSLTEVEKNAIKNTMLAISQIEVAVKTFWGDIYKKMPKPEIGSVGATFSESEVRHHDAYSHLLEILGLNNEFKNLKKNPVIMKRVNYLEAALKNVNSEDNQEFSESIILFSLFIEHVSLFSQFLIIMAFNKHKNVLKGISNVVEATSKEEQIHGDFGIDLIKIIKEENPEWFSEEHNLLVQETCKEAFNSESKLIDWIFEKGELDFLPKDVINEFIKNRFNNSLESIGIAKVFEVDQKLLAETDWFDDEIIGTKHGDFFVKRSINYSKRTKSITSDDLF